A region from the Planctomycetia bacterium genome encodes:
- the hisD gene encoding histidinol dehydrogenase, protein MGIMPGDQSLCERIDLAAPDGRSRLDALRGRLVSQGDMVSPASRQRTIDVFGAPLTPRQVVERICADVRDRGLDALLEYTRRIDGVEVSPDTLVVTAETLAAAHRDVEPEFLAAVRRIAANVERFQRALLARDVEVPLAGGGVLRQRYLPLDRIGVCVPGGAAAYPSTLLMTVVPARVAGVREIVVVAPPTRFGAENRHVLATCHELGVSTVVRAGGAQAVAALAYGVAGLRRVDKIVGPGNLFVALAKEHVFGDVSIDSIAGPSEIVIVADDAGHAEYIAADMLAQAEHSPGSAILVTASRDLAAAVVAAVAKRIAVLERSDLTRDSLARFGGIVIARSDAEAAAVADELAPEHLSIDTRDPEATLASIRHAGAAFLGPFSPVAAGDYAAGPSHVLPTGGTARFAAGLSANEFLRGGSVINLARADLAAIADDIRTLADTEGLTAHRRSVETRLS, encoded by the coding sequence TTGGGCATCATGCCCGGCGACCAATCCCTGTGTGAACGCATCGATCTGGCGGCCCCCGATGGCCGGAGTCGGCTCGACGCGCTCCGCGGCCGGCTCGTGTCGCAGGGGGACATGGTCAGCCCGGCCAGCCGGCAGCGGACGATCGACGTCTTCGGTGCCCCGCTCACTCCCCGTCAGGTCGTGGAGCGGATTTGTGCCGACGTGCGCGACCGTGGGCTCGACGCACTGCTCGAATACACGCGTCGTATCGACGGCGTCGAGGTCTCACCCGACACGCTGGTCGTCACGGCCGAGACGCTGGCGGCGGCGCATCGTGACGTGGAGCCGGAGTTCCTCGCCGCGGTGCGCCGGATCGCCGCCAACGTGGAGCGGTTTCAGCGGGCCCTGCTCGCCCGCGACGTCGAGGTCCCGCTCGCCGGCGGCGGCGTCCTCCGGCAACGCTACCTGCCCCTCGACCGGATCGGCGTCTGCGTGCCCGGCGGTGCGGCAGCCTACCCGTCCACGCTCCTGATGACGGTCGTCCCAGCCCGGGTCGCCGGCGTCCGGGAGATCGTCGTCGTGGCCCCGCCGACGAGGTTCGGTGCCGAGAACCGGCACGTGCTCGCCACCTGCCACGAGCTCGGCGTCAGCACGGTGGTCCGCGCGGGCGGTGCGCAGGCCGTGGCGGCCCTCGCCTACGGCGTCGCCGGCCTGCGCCGGGTGGACAAGATCGTCGGCCCGGGCAACCTGTTCGTGGCATTGGCGAAGGAGCACGTCTTCGGCGATGTCTCCATCGACTCGATCGCCGGGCCAAGCGAGATCGTGATCGTGGCCGACGACGCGGGGCACGCCGAGTACATCGCGGCCGACATGCTCGCCCAGGCGGAGCACTCGCCCGGCTCGGCGATCCTCGTGACCGCGAGCCGGGACCTCGCCGCTGCCGTCGTCGCCGCGGTCGCGAAGCGGATCGCGGTGCTGGAGCGGAGCGACCTGACCCGCGACAGCCTTGCCCGCTTCGGCGGCATCGTGATCGCGCGGAGCGATGCCGAGGCGGCGGCCGTCGCCGACGAACTGGCCCCGGAGCATCTTTCCATCGACACTCGCGACCCGGAGGCGACGCTGGCTTCGATCCGGCACGCCGGCGCCGCCTTCCTGGGACCGTTCAGCCCGGTGGCGGCTGGTGACTACGCCGCCGGTCCGTCGCACGTGCTCCCCACGGGGGGCACGGCCCGGTTCGCTGCCGGCCTGTCGGCCAACGAATTCCTGCGCGGTGGCAGCGTAATCAACCTCGCCCGGGCGGACCTCGCCGCCATCGCGGACGACATTCGCACGCTCGCCGACACCGAGGGGCTGACGGCCCACCGGCGCAGCGTCGAGACCCGGCTCTCCTGA
- the hisC gene encoding histidinol-phosphate aminotransferase: MAPTSTPNPFDRFVRADIAAMQGYVPGEQPQGGKWIKLNTNENPYPPSPAVARAIAAAAAGRNLARYPDPLATVFRLRAAEVLGVDPDWIICGNGSDDLLTIIVRTFVGAGECLRMPYPSYILYRTLAGLQGAVCDEVHYCRDWSLGDEFAAPRDDLRLAILANPNSPSGTLLPPERVAVLAERLPCAFVVDEAYGDFADVNCLGLVRDNERVIVSRSFSKSYALAGLRFGFAVAQPQVIEHLLKMKDSYNCDTLAIAAATAAIDDQAWLADNRAKIVATRRRLTDALRARGYDAVESQANFVWCTHPERPHKPVYEALKTAGILIRYMPYAGWGDGLRISVGTDAEIDAFLSVMKTL, encoded by the coding sequence ATGGCTCCCACCTCCACACCGAACCCGTTCGACCGCTTCGTCCGCGCCGACATCGCGGCCATGCAGGGCTATGTCCCCGGCGAGCAGCCGCAGGGCGGGAAGTGGATCAAGCTCAACACCAACGAGAATCCCTATCCCCCCTCGCCGGCCGTGGCCCGGGCGATCGCCGCCGCGGCCGCGGGACGGAATCTTGCCCGCTATCCCGATCCGCTGGCCACGGTGTTTCGCCTCCGTGCCGCCGAGGTCCTCGGCGTCGATCCCGACTGGATTATCTGTGGTAACGGCAGCGACGACCTGCTGACGATCATCGTCCGCACGTTCGTGGGAGCGGGTGAGTGCCTGCGGATGCCGTACCCGAGCTACATCCTCTACCGCACGCTGGCCGGTCTGCAGGGAGCCGTCTGCGACGAGGTCCACTACTGCCGCGACTGGTCGCTGGGCGACGAGTTCGCGGCCCCGCGGGACGACCTTCGGCTCGCGATCCTCGCCAACCCCAACAGCCCATCGGGCACGCTCCTGCCGCCGGAGCGGGTCGCGGTCCTCGCCGAGCGGCTGCCCTGCGCCTTCGTCGTTGATGAGGCCTATGGCGACTTCGCGGACGTGAACTGCCTCGGGCTCGTCCGCGACAACGAGCGGGTGATCGTCTCCCGGTCGTTCTCCAAGTCGTACGCCCTCGCCGGCCTGCGGTTCGGCTTCGCCGTCGCCCAGCCGCAGGTCATCGAGCACCTCCTCAAGATGAAGGACTCGTACAACTGCGACACGCTTGCGATCGCCGCGGCCACCGCCGCGATCGACGATCAGGCCTGGCTGGCGGACAACCGGGCGAAGATCGTCGCCACCCGCCGCCGGCTGACGGACGCCCTGCGGGCCCGCGGCTACGACGCCGTCGAGAGCCAGGCGAACTTCGTGTGGTGCACGCACCCCGAGCGGCCGCACAAGCCCGTCTACGAGGCCCTCAAGACGGCCGGGATCCTCATTCGCTACATGCCTTATGCCGGCTGGGGCGACGGCCTCCGCATCAGCGTCGGCACTGACGCCGAGATCGACGCCTTCCTCTCCGTGATGAAGACGCTCTGA
- the hisB gene encoding imidazoleglycerol-phosphate dehydratase: MPRAATVSRKTAETDIRLTLDLDGTGRAEIATGIGFFDHMLTLLAGHALFDLTVACTGDLHVDGHHTVEDVGRALGSALAECLGERRGIRRYGHAIVPMDEALATVAVDLGGRTAVVFAVEFPVPVIGAFDAQLVEVFWESVAATAGMNFHAILHHGRNGHHIAEAVFKAGARALRVAVEPDPRQPGIPSTKGTLTSA; the protein is encoded by the coding sequence ATGCCCCGCGCCGCCACCGTCTCCCGCAAGACAGCCGAGACCGACATCCGCCTCACGCTCGACCTCGACGGCACCGGCCGCGCCGAGATCGCCACGGGGATCGGCTTCTTCGACCACATGCTCACGCTGCTCGCCGGCCACGCCCTCTTCGACCTCACGGTCGCCTGCACGGGCGACCTGCATGTCGATGGCCACCACACGGTGGAGGACGTGGGCCGGGCCTTGGGCAGTGCACTGGCGGAGTGCCTCGGCGAACGGCGTGGCATTCGTCGCTACGGCCACGCCATCGTGCCGATGGACGAGGCACTGGCGACGGTGGCCGTCGATCTCGGCGGCCGGACGGCCGTCGTATTCGCGGTCGAGTTCCCGGTGCCGGTGATCGGCGCGTTCGACGCCCAGCTCGTGGAGGTGTTCTGGGAGAGCGTGGCGGCGACGGCGGGGATGAACTTCCACGCCATCCTCCACCACGGCCGCAACGGCCACCACATCGCCGAGGCGGTGTTCAAGGCCGGCGCCCGCGCCCTGCGGGTCGCCGTCGAACCCGACCCGCGCCAGCCCGGCATCCCGAGCACGAAAGGCACGCTGACGAGCGCCTGA